In a single window of the Bradyrhizobium erythrophlei genome:
- a CDS encoding adenylate/guanylate cyclase domain-containing protein, producing MKKPKLSAIMSGLFVCLSIPILIFILVYNYYRNSEVMMATLKDDVAKTRQASIENVQGMIQGVAGTLRLLAEVVAADPALFHTDRSREVLFRTLTSAEEIDAAFVSFEDGYHRAVTRIDDDRRRSDPKIPRTAKWHMNFIDDFSVGTSRSRHRTFFSTWGDVVGEYAVPTTVDYRAISGYPTAKASGALAIADPEINSDTGYPIINMRFPVYHNGNFIGCAGASITLDVLTRFLASHRASPHSMTIIADPTDGKIIAASDKKKSVRLSVGKLEVARLENFADDDVREAYRLQKDTDQNDFLFDSPRDGQELSASFARFPEDFARPWETVVITPTDDFIGQLKATNHQIIVIIIALSIAELFLIYLLSRRLSQPIENLSQELKSVESLSFEQPVNRLSNVREIAQLQSAASLLRNSLRSFSSFAPVDVVKGLIKSGIPLALGVEKRNLSILFSDLENFSTHAEQSTPDALLEQMSVYFEQVSRAISEEKGTVDKFIGDGIMAFWGAPVALPDHVLRACSSALRATRRMERVNEGWRAEGKRPLRIRIGLNTADVLVGNVGSTERFSYTVMGDGVNVAARLEGMNKIFGTTICISDSVFEAVASDILVRPLRHVQVKGRTQDFMVYELIGIENSNDPELELRPEDRKLSEMTWAASRCFEAGDIEGASCGYREILEHFPNDGVAKSMLVACSQSKVSAHPA from the coding sequence GTGAAAAAGCCGAAGCTGAGCGCAATTATGTCTGGCCTTTTCGTTTGTCTCAGTATCCCCATTCTCATTTTCATCCTGGTCTACAACTACTATCGAAACTCGGAAGTGATGATGGCAACGCTCAAAGATGACGTTGCAAAGACCCGGCAGGCCAGCATCGAAAATGTTCAAGGAATGATCCAGGGCGTTGCGGGCACGCTCCGGCTGCTCGCAGAGGTGGTTGCGGCCGACCCTGCACTCTTCCACACCGATAGAAGTCGCGAGGTTCTTTTCCGCACGTTAACGTCCGCCGAAGAGATCGACGCTGCCTTCGTGAGCTTCGAGGACGGATATCATCGGGCGGTGACGCGGATCGACGATGACCGTCGGCGGTCTGATCCCAAAATTCCGCGAACGGCCAAATGGCACATGAACTTCATCGACGACTTCTCGGTCGGAACGAGCCGCAGCCGACACAGAACATTCTTCAGCACTTGGGGCGATGTCGTCGGCGAATATGCGGTTCCGACCACGGTTGATTACCGCGCTATCTCTGGATATCCGACGGCAAAGGCATCGGGGGCCTTAGCTATCGCGGACCCCGAAATCAACTCCGATACCGGCTACCCAATCATCAACATGAGATTTCCTGTCTATCATAACGGGAATTTCATCGGCTGCGCGGGGGCGAGCATTACGCTGGATGTTTTGACGCGATTTCTCGCCTCGCATCGCGCCAGTCCGCACAGCATGACGATCATTGCAGACCCGACAGACGGCAAGATCATCGCGGCGTCCGACAAGAAAAAAAGCGTTCGGTTGTCGGTTGGAAAGTTAGAGGTGGCGCGGCTGGAGAATTTCGCTGACGACGACGTGCGCGAAGCCTACCGATTGCAGAAGGACACGGACCAGAATGATTTCCTGTTCGATTCACCTCGTGACGGCCAAGAGCTGAGCGCCTCGTTTGCTCGTTTCCCGGAGGACTTCGCACGCCCGTGGGAAACCGTCGTCATCACGCCGACGGACGACTTCATTGGGCAGCTCAAGGCGACGAACCACCAGATCATTGTCATCATCATTGCCCTCTCAATCGCTGAGCTTTTCCTGATTTACCTCCTGTCCCGCCGCCTGTCGCAGCCGATTGAGAACCTCTCGCAGGAACTCAAATCGGTGGAAAGCTTATCCTTCGAACAGCCTGTGAACCGCCTCTCCAACGTCCGAGAAATCGCCCAGCTTCAATCTGCGGCTTCGCTGCTGCGCAACTCACTCCGGTCGTTTTCTTCCTTTGCGCCTGTGGACGTGGTCAAGGGACTGATCAAGTCGGGCATCCCGCTCGCCCTTGGCGTGGAAAAGCGCAATCTGAGCATCCTGTTTTCCGACCTGGAGAACTTTTCGACGCACGCCGAGCAATCGACGCCGGATGCGTTGCTGGAGCAGATGTCGGTGTATTTCGAGCAGGTTTCGCGTGCGATTTCGGAGGAGAAGGGCACCGTAGATAAGTTCATCGGCGACGGCATCATGGCATTCTGGGGCGCGCCAGTTGCACTTCCAGACCATGTGCTGCGCGCGTGCTCCAGCGCCCTTCGAGCCACGCGGCGAATGGAGCGGGTCAACGAGGGGTGGCGCGCTGAAGGAAAACGGCCGCTGCGCATCCGCATCGGGCTCAATACAGCGGACGTTCTGGTCGGCAATGTCGGTTCCACTGAACGCTTCAGCTATACGGTCATGGGCGACGGCGTAAACGTTGCGGCGCGGCTCGAAGGCATGAACAAGATCTTCGGCACCACCATCTGCATCAGCGACAGCGTTTTCGAGGCCGTGGCATCCGACATACTGGTAAGACCGTTGCGTCACGTTCAGGTGAAGGGTCGCACACAGGATTTTATGGTCTACGAGTTGATTGGGATCGAAAACAGCAACGACCCGGAACTGGAGTTGCGCCCCGAAGATCGAAAACTGAGCGAGATGACGTGGGCCGCCTCAAGGTGCTTCGAGGCCGGAGACATTGAAGGTGCCTCGTGTGGCTATCGGGAGATCCTGGAGCATTTCCCAAATGATGGTGTTGCGAAATCTATGCTGGTTGCATGTTCGCAGAGCAAGGTGTCGGCTCATCCAGCTTAG
- a CDS encoding terpene synthase family protein, which yields MPADYVQAAEIAILVLSYGAGLTVIRWGSNPPYGLVRLASNLICWSNDIFSYAKEVVRNGIVHSLPTILQHHLDIDIQEAIDRAAQMHDDEVGRYEQLERRMRDTAGPHLRRFLDDINSWIIGNVTWTHTCQRYCSHVALRPVESLLLAGGQGKIEGGLHGTEVAPQVACNNDRSHSPAHYGQPSAN from the coding sequence TTGCCGGCGGACTACGTGCAGGCCGCTGAGATCGCCATTCTCGTCCTGAGTTACGGTGCAGGACTCACTGTAATACGGTGGGGCTCCAATCCGCCCTACGGGCTGGTCCGGCTCGCATCGAACCTCATATGCTGGAGTAATGACATCTTCTCCTATGCCAAGGAGGTGGTCCGCAACGGCATCGTGCACTCGCTGCCCACCATCCTGCAGCATCACCTGGACATCGATATCCAGGAAGCAATTGATCGTGCCGCCCAGATGCACGACGACGAGGTCGGACGGTACGAGCAGCTGGAGCGCCGCATGCGGGATACGGCAGGCCCGCACCTTCGACGTTTCCTTGACGACATCAATTCCTGGATAATCGGCAACGTGACGTGGACGCATACATGCCAACGGTATTGCAGCCACGTCGCGCTCCGCCCCGTCGAGTCTCTGCTGCTGGCTGGTGGTCAAGGGAAGATCGAGGGCGGCCTGCATGGCACCGAGGTCGCGCCGCAAGTGGCCTGTAACAACGACCGGAGCCATTCGCCGGCGCACTACGGGCAGCCAAGCGCGAACTAG